A genome region from Anopheles stephensi strain Indian chromosome 2, UCI_ANSTEP_V1.0, whole genome shotgun sequence includes the following:
- the LOC118503204 gene encoding uncharacterized protein LOC118503204 translates to MKAFIVFSMALALASAAAVDDSKKEKRGLWELGSSQQESYETYGYDHQQSHGYYGNDYSEKEVKQIITKKVPVPYPVEVEKHVPVEVKVPYPVEVEKKVPVYVEKKVPVYVEKKVPVHVDRPYPVEVKVPVHVPVYKKEYVEVPKPYAVHVDKPYPVYVKQPVYIEKQVPVTVHIKEHQKKPFWG, encoded by the exons ATGAAG GCGTTCATTGTGTTCTCTATGGCCCTGGCTCTTGCCAGCGCGGCGGCAGTCGACGATTCCAAGAAGGAAAAGCGCGGACTGTGGGAGCTGGGATCGTCCCAACAGGAATCGTACGAGACGTACGGCTATGACCACCAGCAGTCTCACGGATACTATGGCAACGACTACTCTGAGAAGGAAGTGAAGCAGATCATCACCAAGAAGGTCCCCGTTCCGTACCCAGTTGAGGTCGAGAAGCACGTCCCAGTCGAGGTGAAGGTCCCGTACCCAGTTGAGGTTGAGAAGAAGGTCCCGGTGTACGTCGAGAAGAAGGTCCCAGTGTACGTGGAGAAGAAGGTCCCAGTCCACGTTGACCGTCCGTACCCAGTGGAAGTGAAGGTCCCAGTCCATGTCCCCGTCTACAAGAAGGAATACGTCGAGGTCCCGAAGCCATACGCAGTTCATGTCGATAAGCCCTACCCAGTGTACGTGAAGCAGCCAGTGTACATCGAGAAGCAGGTCCCAGTGACGGTGCACATCAAGGAACACCAGAAGAAGCCATTCTGGGGTTAA
- the LOC118503201 gene encoding mantle protein-like isoform X3, which translates to MKAFIVFSMALALASAAEVDDSKKEKRGLWELGSSQQESYETYGYDHQQSHGYYGNDYSEKEVKQIITKKVPVPYPVEVEKRVPVEVKVPYPVEVEKKVPVYVEKKVPVYVEKKVPVHVDRPYPVEVKVPVHVPVYKKEYVEVPKPYAVHVDKPYPVYVKEPVYVEKPVPFTVLVKKEHKKPFFG; encoded by the exons ATGAAG GCGTTCATTGTGTTCTCTATGGCCCTGGCCCTTGCCAGCGCGGCGGAAGTCGACGATTCCAAGAAGGAAAAGCGCGGACTGTGGGAGCTGGGATCGTCCCAACAGGAATCGTACGAGACGTACGGCTATGACCACCAGCAGTCTCACGGATACTATGGCAACGACTACTCCGAGAAGGAAGTGAAGCAGATCATCACCAAGAAGGTCCCCGTTCCGTACCCAGTTGAGGTCGAGAAGCGCGTCCCAGTCGAGGTGAAGGTCCCGTACCCAGTTGAGGTTGAGAAGAAGGTCCCGGTGTACGTAGAGAAGAAGGTCCCAGTGTACGTCGAGAAGAAGGTCCCAGTCCACGTTGACCGTCCGTATCCAGTGGAAGTGAAGGTCCCAGTCCATGTCCCCGTCTACAAGAAGGAATACGTCGAGGTCCCGAAGCCATACGCAGTTCATGTCGATAAGCCCTACCCAGTGTACGTGAAGGAGCCAGTGTAC GTCGAGAAGCCAGTCCCGTTCACTGTTCTTGTGAAGAAGGAGCACAAGAAGCCATTCTTCGGTTGA
- the LOC118503201 gene encoding titin-like isoform X2, with the protein MKAFIVFSMALALASAAEVDDSKKEKRGLWELGSSQQESYETYGYDHQQSHGYYGNDYSEKEVKQIITKKVPVPYPVEVEKRVPVEVKVPYPVEVEKKVPVYVEKKVPVYVEKKVPVHVDRPYPVEVKVPVHVPVYKKEYVEVPKPYAVHVDKPYPVYVKEPVYIEKQVPVTVHIKEHQKKPFWG; encoded by the exons ATGAAG GCGTTCATTGTGTTCTCTATGGCCCTGGCCCTTGCCAGCGCGGCGGAAGTCGACGATTCCAAGAAGGAAAAGCGCGGACTGTGGGAGCTGGGATCGTCCCAACAGGAATCGTACGAGACGTACGGCTATGACCACCAGCAGTCTCACGGATACTATGGCAACGACTACTCCGAGAAGGAAGTGAAGCAGATCATCACCAAGAAGGTCCCCGTTCCGTACCCAGTTGAGGTCGAGAAGCGCGTCCCAGTCGAGGTGAAGGTCCCGTACCCAGTTGAGGTTGAGAAGAAGGTCCCGGTGTACGTAGAGAAGAAGGTCCCAGTGTACGTCGAGAAGAAGGTCCCAGTCCACGTTGACCGTCCGTATCCAGTGGAAGTGAAGGTCCCAGTCCATGTCCCCGTCTACAAGAAGGAATACGTCGAGGTCCCGAAGCCATACGCAGTTCATGTCGATAAGCCCTACCCAGTGTACGTGAAGGAGCCAGTGTACATCGAGAAGCAGGTCCCAGTGACGGTGCACATCAAGGAACACCAGAAGAAGCCATTCTGGGGTTAA
- the LOC118503201 gene encoding mantle protein-like isoform X1 — protein sequence MKAFIVFSMALALASAAAVDDSKKEKRGLWELGSSQQESYETYGYDHQQSHGYYGNDYSEKEVKQIITKKVPVPYPVEVEKHVPVEVKVPYPVEVEKKVPVYVEKKVPVYVEKKVPVHVDRPYPVEVKYPVHVPVYQKEYVEVPKPYAVHVDKPYPVYVKEPVYVEKPVPFTVLVKKEHKKPFFG from the exons ATGAAG GCGTTCATTGTGTTCTCTATGGCCCTGGCCCTTGCCAGCGCGGCGGCAGTCGACGATTCCAAGAAGGAAAAGCGCGGACTGTGGGAGCTGGGATCGTCCCAACAGGAATCGTACGAGACGTACGGCTATGACCACCAGCAGTCTCACGGATACTATGGCAACGACTACTCCGAGAAGGAAGTGAAGCAGATCATCACCAAGAAGGTCCCCGTTCCGTACCCAGTTGAGGTCGAGAAGCACGTCCCAGTCGAGGTGAAGGTCCCGTACCCAGTTGAGGTTGAGAAGAAGGTCCCGGTGTACGTAGAGAAGAAGGTCCCAGTGTACGTCGAGAAGAAGGTCCCAGTCCACGTTGACCGCCCGTACCCAGTGGAAGTGAAGTACCCAGTCCATGTCCCAGTTTACCAGAAGGAATACGTCGAGGTTCCGAAGCCATACGCAGTTCATGTCGATAAGCCCTACCCAGTGTACGTGAAGGAGCCAGTGTACGTCGAGAAGCCAGTCCCGTTCACTGTTCTTGTGAAGAAGGAGCACAAGAAGCCATTCTTCGGTTGA
- the LOC118508099 gene encoding mantle protein-like, with amino-acid sequence MKAFIVFSMALALASAAAVDDSKKEKRGLWELGSSQQESYETYGYGHQQSHGYYGNDYSEKEVKQIITKKVPVPYPVEVEKHVPVEVKVPYPVEVEKKVPVYVEKKVPVYVEKKVPVHVDRPYPVEVKYPVHVPVYQKEYVEVPKPYAVHVDKPYPVYVKEPVYVEKPVPFTVLVKKEHKKPFWG; translated from the exons ATGAAG GCGTTCATTGTGTTCTCTATGGCCCTGGCCCTTGCCAGCGCGGCGGCAGTCGACGATTCCAAGAAGGAAAAGCGCGGACTGTGGGAGCTGGGATCGTCCCAACAGGAATCTTACGAGACGTACGGCTATGGCCACCAGCAGTCTCACGGATACTATGGCAACGACTACTCCGAGAAGGAAGTGAAGCAGATCATCACCAAGAAGGTCCCCGTTCCGTACCCAGTAGAGGTCGAGAAGCACGTCCCAGTCGAGGTGAAGGTCCCGTACCCAGTTGAGGTTGAGAAGAAGGTCCCGGTGTACGTCGAGAAGAAGGTCCCAGTGTACGTGGAGAAGAAGGTCCCAGTCCACGTTGACCGCCCGTACCCAGTGGAAGTGAAGTACCCAGTCCATGTCCCAGTTTACCAGAAGGAATACGTCGAGGTCCCGAAGCCATACGCAGTTCATGTCGATAAGCCCTACCCAGTGTACGTGAAGGAGCCAGTGTACGTCGAGAAGCCAGTCCCGTTCACTGTTCTCGTGAAGAAGGAGCACAAGAAGCCATTCTGGGGCTAA